A genomic segment from Planifilum fimeticola encodes:
- the rsmI gene encoding 16S rRNA (cytidine(1402)-2'-O)-methyltransferase, with protein sequence MPRISQQIICGLKALGVPAFFFTLSMKGDLKMQVQRSFEAAAEGGALYVVGTPIGHLQDLSPRAKEILERADVIAAEDTRHTRKLLTRFDISKKNLVSYHEHNRKSRGPQLIDRLLEGASVALVSDAGMPAISDPGAELVREALERGIPVIPVPGPNAAITALVASGIPPVPFVFLGFLPRVPKDRERELSRWKEAEAALVCYEAPHRVISTLESVGRVLGDRRMALAREMTKTHEEWLRGKVSEILAHLAEHPPRGEYTMVISGADSADRAGDSEEKWWSSLTVEEHVEWYLRRGQSKKEAIRSAARDRSLPKREVYRIVHLENKDEN encoded by the coding sequence TTGCCTCGCATTTCTCAACAAATCATCTGCGGATTGAAGGCGCTGGGAGTACCGGCGTTCTTTTTTACTTTGTCGATGAAAGGGGACCTGAAGATGCAGGTGCAGCGGAGCTTTGAGGCCGCGGCGGAAGGGGGGGCTCTGTACGTTGTCGGAACTCCGATCGGCCATCTCCAGGATTTGAGTCCCCGGGCGAAGGAGATTCTGGAACGAGCGGATGTGATCGCCGCCGAAGATACCCGGCATACCCGGAAACTGCTGACACGGTTCGACATTTCCAAAAAAAATCTGGTCAGTTATCACGAGCACAACCGGAAATCCCGGGGTCCGCAATTGATCGATCGGCTTCTTGAAGGCGCTTCCGTCGCCCTGGTGAGCGATGCGGGGATGCCGGCCATTTCCGATCCCGGCGCGGAATTGGTCCGGGAAGCCCTGGAGCGCGGAATCCCGGTCATCCCCGTCCCGGGGCCCAATGCGGCCATCACCGCCCTGGTCGCCTCGGGGATCCCTCCCGTACCCTTCGTGTTCCTCGGTTTTCTGCCCCGAGTTCCCAAGGACCGGGAGCGGGAACTGTCCCGGTGGAAGGAGGCGGAGGCCGCATTGGTCTGTTACGAAGCGCCCCACCGAGTGATCTCCACCCTGGAGTCGGTCGGTCGGGTGCTGGGCGATCGCCGCATGGCCCTGGCCCGGGAGATGACCAAAACCCACGAGGAATGGTTGAGGGGGAAAGTGAGCGAGATCCTCGCTCATTTGGCGGAACACCCTCCCCGCGGGGAGTACACGATGGTGATATCGGGTGCGGACTCTGCCGATCGTGCCGGTGACTCCGAAGAAAAGTGGTGGTCTTCCCTCACTGTCGAGGAGCACGTGGAGTGGTATCTCCGCCGGGGTCAATCCAAAAAGGAGGCGATCCGCTCCGCCGCCCGGGACCGTTCCCTGCCCAAGCGGGAAGTGTATCGGATTGTTCACCTCGAAAACAAAGACGAAAACTAA